One Tachysurus fulvidraco isolate hzauxx_2018 chromosome 2, HZAU_PFXX_2.0, whole genome shotgun sequence DNA segment encodes these proteins:
- the LOC113646683 gene encoding serine/threonine-protein kinase pim-1-like isoform X1, whose amino-acid sequence MGGTSSLERLAPEDRGNYLLPEGENISFPGPLISSQTQKEDVMHFIQRKSQECLQHVEEPNQKEAYFFWKLRELRCNQNGNTLLAEVAVLLFKNYRLLKKLFGFFDQAFEYCKTIATAIASFSQEISKKTTELTIVLSETLHQGIVKEPDWLQSPRQLYADEEIILMTPKGSLMTSAVITLQHPHEECHVTPWEVFESQYTTGELLGKGGYGSVRAGVRKADGKQVAIKHVGKTTNDVFITFPGETQSLPLEVALMEMVSKPSRCEKVLELFEWFNMSDSYILVLERPSPCTDLRQFLNGHNCRLSETLVKQIMRQLVQAARHCNEHGVLHRDIKAENILINTETLELKLIDFGCGCLLQDTPYKCFAGTWAYCPPEWLCEELYLGVPATIWSLGVVLFDMVCGHLPFSCEDDIIDRNMVFTPGLSRGCRDLILWCLHRHPYVRPTFEEILSHEWFEEPQKEVKDQLPLLESQITPWEVFESLYTPGDMLGEGGYGTVCAGYRNADAKQVAIKYVRKSPDNDFITIFGETRSLDWFEMSNCYISVLERPRPCTDVQK is encoded by the exons ATGGGAGGAACTTCTTCTCTGGAGCGTTTGGCACCAGAGGATAGAGGCAACTACCTGCTGCCTGAAGGGGAAAACATCTCTTTTCCTGGCCCTCTGATAAG CAGTCAGACCCAGAAGGAGGATGTGATGCATTTTATCCAGAGAAAATCCCAGGAGTGCCTACAGCATGTGGAGGAACCCAACCAAAAGGAAGCTTATTTCTTCTGGAAGCTTAGGGAGCTGCGTTGCAACCAAAATGga AACACACTGCTGGCTGAAGTCGCTGTGCTCCTGTTTAAGAACTACAGACTTCTGAAGAAACTG TTTGGCTTTTTCGACCAAGCCTTTGAGTACTGCAAGACCATCGCTACAGCAATTGCTTCCTTTTCACAAGAAATCTCCAAAAAGACAACAGAACTGACCATTGTg CTGTCAGAGACGCTACACCAAGGGATAGTAAAAGAACCAGATTGGCTGCAAAGTCCTCGTCAACTGTACGCAGATGAAGAGATTATACTGATGACACCAAAAGGTAGCCTAATGACTAGTGCGGTGATAACTCTCCAGCATCCACATGAGGAATGCCACGTTACACCATGGG AGGTGTTTGAGTCCCAGTACACTACTGGAGAGCTGCTGGGTAAAGGAGGCTACGGGAGTGTCCGTGCAGGAGTCCGTAAGGCAGACGGTAAACAG GTTGCCATTAAACATGTGGGCAAGACGACGAATGACGTTTTCATCACCTTT CCTGGAGAGACACAAAGCCTTCCTCTGGAGGTTGCACTGATGGAAATGGTGTCCAAGCCATCTCGATGTGAGAAAGTGTTGGAGCTGTTTGAGTGGTTCAACATGTCAGACAGCTACATCTTGGTTTTGGAAAGACCCAGCCCCTGCACAGACCTCCGTCAGTTCCTGAATGGTCACAATTGTCGACTGTCAGAAACACTGGTGAAACAAATCATGCGTCAGTTGGTACAGGCTGCTCGCCATTGCAATGAGCATGGTGTCCTGCACCGTGACATCAAGGCAGAGAATATTCTCATCAACACAGAAACGCTGGAGCTAAAGCTGATAGACTTTGGCTGTGGGTGTTTGCTGCAGGACACCCCCTACAAATGTTTTGCAG GAACTTGGGCGTACTGCCCACCTGAGTGGTTATGTGAGGAACTATATTTGGGTGTTCCTGCTACCATCTGGAGCCTGGGAGTTGTTCTGTTTGACATGGTGTGTGGACACCTGCCCTTCAGTTGTGAGGATGACATCATTGATCGGAACATGGTATTCACTCCCGGCTTGTCTCGAG GTTGCCGTGATCTGATCTTGTGGTGTCTACACAGACATCCTTACGTTCGTCCCACGTTCGAGGAAATCCTCAGCCacgaatggtttgaggaacctCAGAAGGAAGTCAAG GACCAGCTTCCTCTTCTGGAGAGCCAAATTACACCATGGG AGGTGTTTGAGTCACTGTACACTCCTGGAGATATGTTGGGTGAAGGAGGCTACGGGACAGTCTGTGCAGGATATCGTAATGCGGATGCTAAGCAG GTTGCGATTAAATACGTGAGAAAAAGTCCGGACAATGACTTCATCACCATT TTTGGAGAGACACGCAGCCTTGATTGGTTTGAGATGTCCAACTGCTACATCTCGGTCCTGGAGCGACCACGTCCCTGCACGGATGTCCAGAAATAA
- the LOC113646683 gene encoding serine/threonine-protein kinase pim-1-like isoform X2 has product MGGTSSLERLAPEDRGNYLLPEGENISFPGPLISQTQKEDVMHFIQRKSQECLQHVEEPNQKEAYFFWKLRELRCNQNGNTLLAEVAVLLFKNYRLLKKLFGFFDQAFEYCKTIATAIASFSQEISKKTTELTIVLSETLHQGIVKEPDWLQSPRQLYADEEIILMTPKGSLMTSAVITLQHPHEECHVTPWEVFESQYTTGELLGKGGYGSVRAGVRKADGKQVAIKHVGKTTNDVFITFPGETQSLPLEVALMEMVSKPSRCEKVLELFEWFNMSDSYILVLERPSPCTDLRQFLNGHNCRLSETLVKQIMRQLVQAARHCNEHGVLHRDIKAENILINTETLELKLIDFGCGCLLQDTPYKCFAGTWAYCPPEWLCEELYLGVPATIWSLGVVLFDMVCGHLPFSCEDDIIDRNMVFTPGLSRGCRDLILWCLHRHPYVRPTFEEILSHEWFEEPQKEVKDQLPLLESQITPWEVFESLYTPGDMLGEGGYGTVCAGYRNADAKQVAIKYVRKSPDNDFITIFGETRSLDWFEMSNCYISVLERPRPCTDVQK; this is encoded by the exons ATGGGAGGAACTTCTTCTCTGGAGCGTTTGGCACCAGAGGATAGAGGCAACTACCTGCTGCCTGAAGGGGAAAACATCTCTTTTCCTGGCCCTCTGATAAG TCAGACCCAGAAGGAGGATGTGATGCATTTTATCCAGAGAAAATCCCAGGAGTGCCTACAGCATGTGGAGGAACCCAACCAAAAGGAAGCTTATTTCTTCTGGAAGCTTAGGGAGCTGCGTTGCAACCAAAATGga AACACACTGCTGGCTGAAGTCGCTGTGCTCCTGTTTAAGAACTACAGACTTCTGAAGAAACTG TTTGGCTTTTTCGACCAAGCCTTTGAGTACTGCAAGACCATCGCTACAGCAATTGCTTCCTTTTCACAAGAAATCTCCAAAAAGACAACAGAACTGACCATTGTg CTGTCAGAGACGCTACACCAAGGGATAGTAAAAGAACCAGATTGGCTGCAAAGTCCTCGTCAACTGTACGCAGATGAAGAGATTATACTGATGACACCAAAAGGTAGCCTAATGACTAGTGCGGTGATAACTCTCCAGCATCCACATGAGGAATGCCACGTTACACCATGGG AGGTGTTTGAGTCCCAGTACACTACTGGAGAGCTGCTGGGTAAAGGAGGCTACGGGAGTGTCCGTGCAGGAGTCCGTAAGGCAGACGGTAAACAG GTTGCCATTAAACATGTGGGCAAGACGACGAATGACGTTTTCATCACCTTT CCTGGAGAGACACAAAGCCTTCCTCTGGAGGTTGCACTGATGGAAATGGTGTCCAAGCCATCTCGATGTGAGAAAGTGTTGGAGCTGTTTGAGTGGTTCAACATGTCAGACAGCTACATCTTGGTTTTGGAAAGACCCAGCCCCTGCACAGACCTCCGTCAGTTCCTGAATGGTCACAATTGTCGACTGTCAGAAACACTGGTGAAACAAATCATGCGTCAGTTGGTACAGGCTGCTCGCCATTGCAATGAGCATGGTGTCCTGCACCGTGACATCAAGGCAGAGAATATTCTCATCAACACAGAAACGCTGGAGCTAAAGCTGATAGACTTTGGCTGTGGGTGTTTGCTGCAGGACACCCCCTACAAATGTTTTGCAG GAACTTGGGCGTACTGCCCACCTGAGTGGTTATGTGAGGAACTATATTTGGGTGTTCCTGCTACCATCTGGAGCCTGGGAGTTGTTCTGTTTGACATGGTGTGTGGACACCTGCCCTTCAGTTGTGAGGATGACATCATTGATCGGAACATGGTATTCACTCCCGGCTTGTCTCGAG GTTGCCGTGATCTGATCTTGTGGTGTCTACACAGACATCCTTACGTTCGTCCCACGTTCGAGGAAATCCTCAGCCacgaatggtttgaggaacctCAGAAGGAAGTCAAG GACCAGCTTCCTCTTCTGGAGAGCCAAATTACACCATGGG AGGTGTTTGAGTCACTGTACACTCCTGGAGATATGTTGGGTGAAGGAGGCTACGGGACAGTCTGTGCAGGATATCGTAATGCGGATGCTAAGCAG GTTGCGATTAAATACGTGAGAAAAAGTCCGGACAATGACTTCATCACCATT TTTGGAGAGACACGCAGCCTTGATTGGTTTGAGATGTCCAACTGCTACATCTCGGTCCTGGAGCGACCACGTCCCTGCACGGATGTCCAGAAATAA